One window of the Bombus affinis isolate iyBomAffi1 chromosome 10, iyBomAffi1.2, whole genome shotgun sequence genome contains the following:
- the LOC126920895 gene encoding collagen alpha-5(IV) chain-like isoform X11, with protein sequence MLGRVRAAFFSLVIATSLLQYTQQQGSRQSREVILNISDEQKIQYLNQDFYSNAYNYGYEVSPNGQFHHEVRGPDDITYGCYGYIDPFGKLKTTFYISDGWGYRVVQPGNSVELFLHEHEHHHEDDTGQHHQEHDDHHDHHGVITEWANLYFPEICRQFDGTGSGSNVIPIPGYPGMPEKPSQPGYPGKPGTPGIPGTPGTPGQPGYPGTPPQPGYPGTPGTPGTPGTPGYPGTPPQPGYPGKPGTPGTPGTPGTPGQPGYPGTPPKPGYPGKPGTPGTPGTPGTPGQPGYPGTPPQPGYPGKPGTPGTPGTPGTPGTPGQPGYPGTPPQPGYPGTPGIPGTPGTPGYPGTPPQPGYPGKPGTPGTPGTPGTPGQPGYPGTPPQPGYPGEPGTPGTPGTPGTPGQPGYPGTPPQPGYPGKPGTPGTPGTPGTPGQPGYPGTPPQPGYPGTPGIPGTPGTPGYPGTPPQPGYPGKPGTPGTPGTPGTPGSPGQPGYPEKPPQPGYPGKPGAPGTPGTPGTPGKPGYPGKPPQPGYPGKPGTPGTPGTPGTPGQPGYPGTPPQPGYPGTPGIPGTPGTPGTPPQPGYPGTPPQPGYPGTPGTPGTPGTPGTPPQPGYPGKPGTPGTPGTPGTPGQPGYPGTPPQPGYPGTPGTPGTPGTPGTPGQPGYPGTPPQHGYPGTPGTPGTPGTPGKPPQPGYPGKPGTPGTPGTPGTPGQPGYPGTPPQPGYPGTPGTPGTPGTPGTPPQPGYPGKPGTPGTPGQPGYPGTPSQPGYPGTPGTPGYPGKPGTPGTPDTPGTPGQPGFPGIPPQPGYPGTPGIPGGPAHPGYPGTPGIPGKPGKPGKPGKPGKPGKPGVPAIPEQPPYPGSSETPETPGIPYPPPYPPSPEYPVSPGSPGAPGLPGIPGIPGKPGRPGKPGKPAKPSKPGHPSHPGYPGSPGSPGSPGHPGSPGTPGHPGTPGTPGTPGIPGTPPIPPRPGYPGIPGTPGIPGTPGTPPIPPQPGYPGIPGTPGIPGTPGTPPIPPQPGYPGIPGTPGIPGTPGTPPIPPQPGYPGIPGTPGIPGTPGTPPIPPQPGYPGIPGTPGIPGTPGTPPIPPQPGYPGIPGTPGIPGTPGTPPIPPQPGYPGIPGTPGIPGTPGTPPIPPQPGYPGIPGTPGIPGTPGTPPIPPQPGYPGTPGTPGTPGIPGIPGKPGKPGKPGRPGKPGVPPVPPQPGYPGTPPYPEIPGKPGKPGHHGHPGSSTPDQPPYPPYPGYPPGHEGPIGGVGPDGPNGPWPNGPDGPQGPSGPGGPGGPGGPGGPEGGIGGVGGIGGDGPPGPDGPWPTGSPGPDGPWPGDPDYVPGAHPTIRPHYEGPIKIQYPIKYYEPTTPTSYVYPLYGQKQVERLTSNSKFELKYFNNETSKEGYEKNVESTTFTYPSKISGPIGVKDTYIDSQFGNRSQRPGYQTGQVNQNADEINSLLQTQRKELRKYTEQEDQSNYEDLKKIVSQIPQTVYDEVGPTTSEKYSSRERLQQSSRENRKYPQQVTKLSEPVIRIETSPEENTAALIKQVNQLSEKSSEPNFEFAAIGVQPPNPINIKPYEQSVGPDPETCPCYLVEPGNDTVTTTSTTSIPLIGQLGFIPVVFVPYCPGNDETDSENMKDMFPSAMPVPYACDTCGLQTGKIETKLLSVNQLGNIENLREALRQAKLGFLNVSARRRTERRGAKSRHVK encoded by the exons GTGATTGCCACATCTCTGTTGCAATACACACAGCAACAAGGAAGTAGGCAGAGTAGAGAAGTAATATTGAACATCAGTGACGAGCAGAAAATTCAATACCTAAATCAAGATTTCTATTCGA ATGCATATAATTATGGCTATGAAGTAAGTCCCAACGGACAATTTCATCACGAGGTACGCGGTCCAGACGACATCACGTATGGATGCTATGGATATATTGATCCATTTGGAAAGCTGAAAACAACGTTCTACATCAGCGATGGTTGGGGATATCGAGTTGTTCAACCAGGAAACTCGGTTGAATTGTTCCTTCATGAACACGAACATCACCACGAAGATGACACAGGACAACATCATCAGGAACATGATGATCATCACGATCATCATGGGGTGATTACAGAATGGGCAAATTTGTATTTCCCAGAAATATGTAGACAATTCGATGGAACAGGTTCCGGATCAAACGTCATACCAATACCAG GATATCCTGGAATGCCGGAAAAACCATCACAACCAGGATATCCAGGCAAACCAGGAACTCCTGGTATACCTGGCACACCAGGAACGCCAGGACAACCCGGCTATCCTGGAACACCACCACAACCTGGATACCCAGGAACGCCTGGAACACCAG GTACACCGGGAACACCGGGATATCCTGGAACACCACCCCAACCCGGATATCCAGGCAAACCCGGAACACCTGGCACTCCTGGCACACCTGGAACGCCAGGACAACCCGGCTATCCTGGAACACCACCCAAACCTGGATACCCAGGCAAACCCGGAACACCTGGCACCCCTGGCACACCTGGAACGCCAGGACAACCCGGCTATCCTGGAACACCACCACAACCCGGATACCCAGGCAAACCCGGAACACCTGGCACACCTGGCACACCAGGCACAC CAGGAACGCCAGGACAACCCGGCTATCCTGGAACACCACCACAACCTGGATACCCAGGCACGCCTGGAATACCAGGTACACCGGGAACACCGGGATATCCTGGAACACCACCCCAACCTGGATATCCAGGCAAACCCGGAACACCTGGCACTCCTGGCACAC CTGGAACGCCAGGACAACCCGGCTATCCTGGAACACCACCACAACCCGGATACCCAGGCGAACCCGGAACACCCGGTACACCCGGAACACCAGGAACGCCAGGACAACCCGGCTATCCTGGAACACCACCACAACCCGGATACCCAGGCAAACCCGGAACACCCGGTACACCCGGAACACCAGGAACGCCAGGACAACCCGGCTATCCTGGAACACCACCACAACCTGGATACCCAGGCACGCCTGGAATACCAGGTACACCGGGAACACCGGGATATCCTGGAACACCACCCCAACCTGGATATCCAGGCAAACCCGGAACACCTGGCACTC CTGGCACGCCTGGTACACCAGGATCACCAGGACAACCTGGCTATCCTGAAAAACCACCTCAGCCGGGATACCCAGGCAAACCTGGAGCACCTGGTACCCCTGGTACGCCCGGAACGCCAGGAAAACCCGGCTACCCCGGAAAACCGCCGCAGCCTGGATACCCAGGCAAACCCGGAACACCTGGCACTCCAGGCACACCTGGAACGCCAGGACAACCCGGCTATCCTGGAACACCACCCCAACCTGGATATCCAGGCACACCTGGAATAC CTGGCACTCCTGGCACACCCGGAACACCACCTCAAC CTGGTTATCCTGGAACGCCACCTCAACCTGGATATCCTGGCACACCTGGAACACCTGGCACTCCTGGCACACCCGGAACACCACCTCAGCCTGGATATCCAGGCAAGCCTGGCACACCTGGAACGCCTGGTACACCCGGAACGCCAGGGCAACCTGGCTACCCTGGAACACCGCCGCAACCTGGATACCCGGGCACACCTGGAACGCCTGGAACTCCTGGCACACCCGGAACGCCTGGGCAAC CTGGTTATCCTGGAACGCCACCTCAACATGGATATCCTGGCACACCTGGAACACCTGGCACTCCTGGCACACCCGGAAAACCACCTCAGCCTGGATATCCAGGCAAGCCTGGCACACCTGGAACGCCTGGTACACCCGGAACGCCAGGGCAACCTGGCTACCCTGGAACACCGCCGCAACCTGGATACCCGGGCACACCTGGAACGCCTGGCACTCCTGGCACACCCGGAACACCACCTCAGCCTGGATACCCAGGCAAGCCTGGCACACCCGGAACGCCTGGGCAACCTGGCTACCCTGGAACACCATCGCAACCTGGATACCCGGGCACACCTGGAACGCCTGGATACCCAGGCAAGCCTGGCACACCTGGCACTCCTGACACAC CCGGAACGCCAGGGCAACCCGGATTCCCCGGAATACCACCTCAACCTGGATACCCCGGAACGCCTGGAATACCCGGTGGCCCAGCGCATCCAGGTTATCCTGGTACACCAGGAATTCCGGGCAAACCTGGGAAACCTGGGAAACCGGGGAAACCTGGTAAACCTGGGAAACCTGGCGTCCCAGCAATTCCAGAACAACCACCATATCCTGGTTCATCCGAAACTCCAGAAACTCCCGGCATACCATATCCACCGCCATATCCACCATCTCCTGAATATCCCGTCTCCCCTGGTAGTCCAGGGGCTCCCGGATTGCCTGGAATACCCGGAATACCAGGTAAACCTGGCAGACCTGGCAAACCTGGCAAACCTGCCAAACCAAGCAAACCTGGACATCCATCACATCCTGGTTACCCTGGAAGTCCCGGTTCACCAGGTAGTCCGGGTCATCCTGGTTCTCCTGGTACGCCAGGACATCCTGGCACTCCCGGGACACCAGGAACTCCTGGAATACCCGGCACACCACCAATACCTCCACGTCCAGGTTATCCCGGCATCCCTGGTACACCGGGAATTCCCGGAACACCCGGAACTCCACCAATACCTCCACAGCCAG GTTATCCCGGCATCCCTGGTACACCAGGAATTCCCGGAACACCCGGAACTCCACCAATACCTCCACAGCCAGGTTATCCCGGCATCCCTGGTACACCAGGAATTCCCGGAACACCCGGAACTCCACCAATAC CTCCACAGCCAGGTTATCCCGGCATCCCTGGTACACCAGGAATTCCCGGAACACCCGGAACTCCACCAATACCTCCACAGCCAGGTTATCCCGGCATCCCTGGTACACCAGGAATTCCCGGAACTCCCGGAACTCCACCAATACCTCCTCAGCCAGGTTATCCCGGCATCCCTGGTACACCAGGAATTCCCGGAACACCCGGAACTCCACCAATACCTCCACAGCCAGGTTATCCCGGCATCCCTGGTACACCAGGAATTCCCGGAACACCCGGAACTCCACCAATACCTCCACAGCCAGGTTATCCCGGCATCCCTGGTACACCGGGAATTCCCGGAACACCCGGAACTCCACCAATACCTCCACAACCAGGTTATCCCGGTACCCCCGGTACGCCAGGAACTCCTGGAATACCAGGTATACCTGGAAAACCTGGTAAACCTGGCAAGCCGGGCAGGCCAGGAAAACCTGGGGTTCCACCTGTCCCACCACAACCAGGATACCCTGGAACACCGCCATATCCAGAGATCCCTGGAAAGCCTGGGAAACCTGGACATCATGGACATCCCGGATCATCAACCCCAG ATCAGCCTCCATATCCCCCATATCCAGGATATCCTCCCGGGCATGAAGGCCCAATTGGTGGTGTAGGTCCAGATGGTCCCAATGGCCCATGGCCCAATGGTCCGGATGGTCCTCAAGGACCAAGTGGTCCAGGTGGACCAGGCGGACCAGGCGGGCCAGGTGGCCCTGAAGGTGGAATTGGAGGAGTAGGAGGTATAGGTGGCGATGGACCTCCTGGTCCAGATGGTCCATGGCCGACAGGTTCGCCCGGTCCAGATGGGCCATGGCCTGGTGATCCCGACTACGTGCCTGGAGCTCACCCAACAATTCGTCCACACTACGAAGGGCCAATTAAGATTCAATATCCCATTAAGTATTACGAACCTACGACGCCGACCTCTTATGTTTATCCGTTGTATGGACAGAAGCAAGTAGAACGGTTAACCTCTAACTCTAAGTTcgaattgaaatatttcaataatgaaACTTCGAAGGAAGGCTACGAAAAGAACGTCGAATCTACAACGTTTACATATCCAAGCAAAATAAGCGGTCCCATAGGAGTGAAGGATACATATATAGACTCGCAGTTTGGAAATCGATCCCAGAGACCCGGCTATCAGACAGGACAAGTGAACCAAAATGCGGACGAAATTAATTCCTTGCTGCAAACGCAACGAAAGGAATTGCGTAAATACACAGAACAGGAAGACCAAAGTAACTACGAAGATCTTAAGAAAATTGTATCGCAAATTCCTCAAACTGTTTACGACGAAGTAGGTCCTACCACTAGTGAGAAATACTCCAGCCGAGAGAGATTGCAACAGAGCTCTCGCGAGAATCGTAAATATCCCCAACAAGTGACGAAATTGAGCGAACCGGTGATTCGAATAGAAACGAGCCCCGAAGAAAATACTGCCGCGCTTATCAAACAGGTAAACCAATTATCTGAAAAATCTAGCGAACCGAACTTCGAGTTCGCTGCGATCGGTGTTCAGCCACCGAATCCGATCAATATCAAGCCCTACGAGCAGTCTGTAGGGCCAGACCCTGAAACCTGTCCCTGTTACCTTGTCGAGCCTGGAAACGATACAGTCACAACCACGAGCACGACATCCATTCCTCTCATTGGTCAGCTTGGCTTCATTCCAGTAGTATTTGTACCATACTGTCCGGGCAACGACGAGACGGACAGCGAAAACATGAAAGACATGTTCCCCTCTGCAATGCCTGTCCCATATGCATGCGACACGTGCGGTTTGCAAACCGGAAAAATCGAAACGAAGCTTCTCAGCGTGAATCAGCTTGGCAATATAGAGAATCTTCGCGAGGCCTTGCGGCAAGCAAAACTTGGCTTTTTAAATGTTTCAGCACGGCGTCGGACGGAAAGGAGGGGGGCGAAGAGTCGGCACGTCAAGTGA
- the LOC126920895 gene encoding collagen alpha-5(IV) chain-like isoform X36 has product MLGRVRAAFFSLVIATSLLQYTQQQGSRQSREVILNISDEQKIQYLNQDFYSNAYNYGYEVSPNGQFHHEVRGPDDITYGCYGYIDPFGKLKTTFYISDGWGYRVVQPGNSVELFLHEHEHHHEDDTGQHHQEHDDHHDHHGVITEWANLYFPEICRQFDGTGSGSNVIPIPGYPGMPEKPSQPGYPGKPGTPGIPGTPGTPGQPGYPGTPPQPGYPGTPGTPGTPGTPGQPGYPGTPPQPGYPGKPGTPGTPGTPGTPGQPGYPGTPPQPGYPGKPGTPGTPGTPGTPGQPGYPGTPPQPGYPGKPGTPGTPGTPGTPGQPGYPGTPPQPGYPGTPGIPGTPGTPGYPGTPPQPGYPGKPGTPGTPGTPGTPGSPGQPGYPEKPPQPGYPGKPGAPGTPGTPGTPGKPGYPGKPPQPGYPGKPGTPGTPGTPGTPGQPGYPGTPPQPGYPGTPGIPGTPGTPGTPPQPGYPGTPPQPGYPGTPGTPGTPGTPGTPPQPGYPGKPGTPGTPGTPGTPGQPGYPGTPPQPGYPGTPGTPGTPGTPGTPGQPGYPGTPPQHGYPGTPGTPGTPGTPGKPPQPGYPGKPGTPGTPGTPGTPGQPGYPGTPPQPGYPGTPGTPGTPGTPGTPPQPGYPGKPGTPGTPGQPGYPGTPSQPGYPGTPGTPGYPGKPGTPGTPDTPGTPGQPGFPGIPPQPGYPGTPGIPGGPAHPGYPGTPGIPGKPGKPGKPGKPGKPGKPGVPAIPEQPPYPGSSETPETPGIPYPPPYPPSPEYPVSPGSPGAPGLPGIPGIPGKPGRPGKPGKPAKPSKPGHPSHPGYPGSPGSPGSPGHPGSPGTPGHPGTPGTPGTPGIPGTPPIPPRPGYPGIPGTPGIPGTPGTPPIPPQPGYPGIPGTPGIPGTPGTPPIPPQPGYPGIPGTPGIPGTPGTPPIPPQPGYPGIPGTPGIPGTPGTPPIPPQPGYPGIPGTPGIPGTPGTPPIPPQPGYPGIPGTPGIPGTPGTPPIPPQPGYPGIPGTPGIPGTPGTPPIPPQPGYPGIPGTPGIPGTPGTPPIPPQPGYPGTPGTPGTPGIPGIPGKPGKPGKPGRPGKPGVPPVPPQPGYPGTPPYPEIPGKPGKPGHHGHPGSSTPDQPPYPPYPGYPPGHEGPIGGVGPDGPNGPWPNGPDGPQGPSGPGGPGGPGGPGGPEGGIGGVGGIGGDGPPGPDGPWPTGSPGPDGPWPGDPDYVPGAHPTIRPHYEGPIKIQYPIKYYEPTTPTSYVYPLYGQKQVERLTSNSKFELKYFNNETSKEGYEKNVESTTFTYPSKISGPIGVKDTYIDSQFGNRSQRPGYQTGQVNQNADEINSLLQTQRKELRKYTEQEDQSNYEDLKKIVSQIPQTVYDEVGPTTSEKYSSRERLQQSSRENRKYPQQVTKLSEPVIRIETSPEENTAALIKQVNQLSEKSSEPNFEFAAIGVQPPNPINIKPYEQSVGPDPETCPCYLVEPGNDTVTTTSTTSIPLIGQLGFIPVVFVPYCPGNDETDSENMKDMFPSAMPVPYACDTCGLQTGKIETKLLSVNQLGNIENLREALRQAKLGFLNVSARRRTERRGAKSRHVK; this is encoded by the exons GTGATTGCCACATCTCTGTTGCAATACACACAGCAACAAGGAAGTAGGCAGAGTAGAGAAGTAATATTGAACATCAGTGACGAGCAGAAAATTCAATACCTAAATCAAGATTTCTATTCGA ATGCATATAATTATGGCTATGAAGTAAGTCCCAACGGACAATTTCATCACGAGGTACGCGGTCCAGACGACATCACGTATGGATGCTATGGATATATTGATCCATTTGGAAAGCTGAAAACAACGTTCTACATCAGCGATGGTTGGGGATATCGAGTTGTTCAACCAGGAAACTCGGTTGAATTGTTCCTTCATGAACACGAACATCACCACGAAGATGACACAGGACAACATCATCAGGAACATGATGATCATCACGATCATCATGGGGTGATTACAGAATGGGCAAATTTGTATTTCCCAGAAATATGTAGACAATTCGATGGAACAGGTTCCGGATCAAACGTCATACCAATACCAG GATATCCTGGAATGCCGGAAAAACCATCACAACCAGGATATCCAGGCAAACCAGGAACTCCTGGTATACCTGGCACACCAGGAACGCCAGGACAACCCGGCTATCCTGGAACACCACCACAACCTGGATACCCAGGAACGCCTGGAACACCAGGTACACCGGGAACGCCAGGACAACCCGGCTATCCTGGAACACCACCACAACCCGGATACCCAGGCAAACCCGGAACACCTGGCACCCCTGGCACACCTGGAACGCCAGGACAACCCGGCTATCCTGGAACACCACCACAAC CCGGATACCCAGGCAAACCCGGAACACCTGGCACACCAGGCACAC CAGGAACGCCAGGACAACCCGGCTATCCTGGAACACCACCACAACCCGGATACCCAGGCAAACCCGGAACACCCGGTACACCCGGAACACCAGGAACGCCAGGACAACCCGGCTATCCTGGAACACCACCACAACCTGGATACCCAGGCACGCCTGGAATACCAGGTACACCGGGAACACCGGGATATCCTGGAACACCACCCCAACCTGGATATCCAGGCAAACCCGGAACACCTGGCACTC CTGGCACGCCTGGTACACCAGGATCACCAGGACAACCTGGCTATCCTGAAAAACCACCTCAGCCGGGATACCCAGGCAAACCTGGAGCACCTGGTACCCCTGGTACGCCCGGAACGCCAGGAAAACCCGGCTACCCCGGAAAACCGCCGCAGCCTGGATACCCAGGCAAACCCGGAACACCTGGCACTCCAGGCACACCTGGAACGCCAGGACAACCCGGCTATCCTGGAACACCACCCCAACCTGGATATCCAGGCACACCTGGAATAC CTGGCACTCCTGGCACACCCGGAACACCACCTCAAC CTGGTTATCCTGGAACGCCACCTCAACCTGGATATCCTGGCACACCTGGAACACCTGGCACTCCTGGCACACCCGGAACACCACCTCAGCCTGGATATCCAGGCAAGCCTGGCACACCTGGAACGCCTGGTACACCCGGAACGCCAGGGCAACCTGGCTACCCTGGAACACCGCCGCAACCTGGATACCCGGGCACACCTGGAACGCCTGGAACTCCTGGCACACCCGGAACGCCTGGGCAAC CTGGTTATCCTGGAACGCCACCTCAACATGGATATCCTGGCACACCTGGAACACCTGGCACTCCTGGCACACCCGGAAAACCACCTCAGCCTGGATATCCAGGCAAGCCTGGCACACCTGGAACGCCTGGTACACCCGGAACGCCAGGGCAACCTGGCTACCCTGGAACACCGCCGCAACCTGGATACCCGGGCACACCTGGAACGCCTGGCACTCCTGGCACACCCGGAACACCACCTCAGCCTGGATACCCAGGCAAGCCTGGCACACCCGGAACGCCTGGGCAACCTGGCTACCCTGGAACACCATCGCAACCTGGATACCCGGGCACACCTGGAACGCCTGGATACCCAGGCAAGCCTGGCACACCTGGCACTCCTGACACAC CCGGAACGCCAGGGCAACCCGGATTCCCCGGAATACCACCTCAACCTGGATACCCCGGAACGCCTGGAATACCCGGTGGCCCAGCGCATCCAGGTTATCCTGGTACACCAGGAATTCCGGGCAAACCTGGGAAACCTGGGAAACCGGGGAAACCTGGTAAACCTGGGAAACCTGGCGTCCCAGCAATTCCAGAACAACCACCATATCCTGGTTCATCCGAAACTCCAGAAACTCCCGGCATACCATATCCACCGCCATATCCACCATCTCCTGAATATCCCGTCTCCCCTGGTAGTCCAGGGGCTCCCGGATTGCCTGGAATACCCGGAATACCAGGTAAACCTGGCAGACCTGGCAAACCTGGCAAACCTGCCAAACCAAGCAAACCTGGACATCCATCACATCCTGGTTACCCTGGAAGTCCCGGTTCACCAGGTAGTCCGGGTCATCCTGGTTCTCCTGGTACGCCAGGACATCCTGGCACTCCCGGGACACCAGGAACTCCTGGAATACCCGGCACACCACCAATACCTCCACGTCCAGGTTATCCCGGCATCCCTGGTACACCGGGAATTCCCGGAACACCCGGAACTCCACCAATACCTCCACAGCCAG GTTATCCCGGCATCCCTGGTACACCAGGAATTCCCGGAACACCCGGAACTCCACCAATACCTCCACAGCCAGGTTATCCCGGCATCCCTGGTACACCAGGAATTCCCGGAACACCCGGAACTCCACCAATAC CTCCACAGCCAGGTTATCCCGGCATCCCTGGTACACCAGGAATTCCCGGAACACCCGGAACTCCACCAATACCTCCACAGCCAGGTTATCCCGGCATCCCTGGTACACCAGGAATTCCCGGAACTCCCGGAACTCCACCAATACCTCCTCAGCCAGGTTATCCCGGCATCCCTGGTACACCAGGAATTCCCGGAACACCCGGAACTCCACCAATACCTCCACAGCCAGGTTATCCCGGCATCCCTGGTACACCAGGAATTCCCGGAACACCCGGAACTCCACCAATACCTCCACAGCCAGGTTATCCCGGCATCCCTGGTACACCGGGAATTCCCGGAACACCCGGAACTCCACCAATACCTCCACAACCAGGTTATCCCGGTACCCCCGGTACGCCAGGAACTCCTGGAATACCAGGTATACCTGGAAAACCTGGTAAACCTGGCAAGCCGGGCAGGCCAGGAAAACCTGGGGTTCCACCTGTCCCACCACAACCAGGATACCCTGGAACACCGCCATATCCAGAGATCCCTGGAAAGCCTGGGAAACCTGGACATCATGGACATCCCGGATCATCAACCCCAG ATCAGCCTCCATATCCCCCATATCCAGGATATCCTCCCGGGCATGAAGGCCCAATTGGTGGTGTAGGTCCAGATGGTCCCAATGGCCCATGGCCCAATGGTCCGGATGGTCCTCAAGGACCAAGTGGTCCAGGTGGACCAGGCGGACCAGGCGGGCCAGGTGGCCCTGAAGGTGGAATTGGAGGAGTAGGAGGTATAGGTGGCGATGGACCTCCTGGTCCAGATGGTCCATGGCCGACAGGTTCGCCCGGTCCAGATGGGCCATGGCCTGGTGATCCCGACTACGTGCCTGGAGCTCACCCAACAATTCGTCCACACTACGAAGGGCCAATTAAGATTCAATATCCCATTAAGTATTACGAACCTACGACGCCGACCTCTTATGTTTATCCGTTGTATGGACAGAAGCAAGTAGAACGGTTAACCTCTAACTCTAAGTTcgaattgaaatatttcaataatgaaACTTCGAAGGAAGGCTACGAAAAGAACGTCGAATCTACAACGTTTACATATCCAAGCAAAATAAGCGGTCCCATAGGAGTGAAGGATACATATATAGACTCGCAGTTTGGAAATCGATCCCAGAGACCCGGCTATCAGACAGGACAAGTGAACCAAAATGCGGACGAAATTAATTCCTTGCTGCAAACGCAACGAAAGGAATTGCGTAAATACACAGAACAGGAAGACCAAAGTAACTACGAAGATCTTAAGAAAATTGTATCGCAAATTCCTCAAACTGTTTACGACGAAGTAGGTCCTACCACTAGTGAGAAATACTCCAGCCGAGAGAGATTGCAACAGAGCTCTCGCGAGAATCGTAAATATCCCCAACAAGTGACGAAATTGAGCGAACCGGTGATTCGAATAGAAACGAGCCCCGAAGAAAATACTGCCGCGCTTATCAAACAGGTAAACCAATTATCTGAAAAATCTAGCGAACCGAACTTCGAGTTCGCTGCGATCGGTGTTCAGCCACCGAATCCGATCAATATCAAGCCCTACGAGCAGTCTGTAGGGCCAGACCCTGAAACCTGTCCCTGTTACCTTGTCGAGCCTGGAAACGATACAGTCACAACCACGAGCACGACATCCATTCCTCTCATTGGTCAGCTTGGCTTCATTCCAGTAGTATTTGTACCATACTGTCCGGGCAACGACGAGACGGACAGCGAAAACATGAAAGACATGTTCCCCTCTGCAATGCCTGTCCCATATGCATGCGACACGTGCGGTTTGCAAACCGGAAAAATCGAAACGAAGCTTCTCAGCGTGAATCAGCTTGGCAATATAGAGAATCTTCGCGAGGCCTTGCGGCAAGCAAAACTTGGCTTTTTAAATGTTTCAGCACGGCGTCGGACGGAAAGGAGGGGGGCGAAGAGTCGGCACGTCAAGTGA